In Urechidicola croceus, a single window of DNA contains:
- a CDS encoding TlpA disulfide reductase family protein has product MRKANYITILFLVITSLLSCKKDTEISELKTGFWRGEITIQNQQLPFIFEVLKDSEKFKINLHDGDNIIEIDEISIQNDSVLFPLHIFDIDIKAKINNESLSGTYTKNYADDYILPFKATYGKKERVDNYSANKKFDGKWSFKFENDDENNKKVALFKSENNKLKGTVMTKTGDYRFLEGFTNDDKFTLYAFDGNHLYIFKAELENDSILKGEQWSGKTAHRKFTAIKDENAELPDANKLTFLKEGFDKIEFSFPDLEGNKVTLNDSKYKNKAVILQLFGTWCPNCMDETKFYTEWYDKNKDRGVEIIGLAYEVKDDFEYAKTRVQKMIEKYNINYDFLIAGTSTSGEAGKSLPMLNHVMSFPTSIIIDKNGKVRNIHTGFSGPATGDYYLDYVREFNSIMDEILSEN; this is encoded by the coding sequence ATGAGAAAAGCAAACTACATCACTATACTATTTTTAGTAATTACCTCTTTACTTTCATGTAAAAAAGATACCGAAATTTCAGAATTAAAAACTGGATTTTGGCGAGGTGAAATTACTATTCAAAATCAGCAATTACCTTTTATTTTTGAAGTTCTCAAAGATTCTGAAAAATTTAAAATAAACTTACATGATGGTGATAATATAATCGAAATTGATGAAATTTCAATTCAAAACGACTCTGTTTTGTTTCCACTTCACATTTTTGATATTGATATTAAAGCTAAAATAAATAATGAATCTTTATCAGGAACTTACACTAAAAATTATGCTGATGATTATATACTTCCCTTCAAAGCAACTTATGGAAAAAAAGAGCGAGTAGATAACTACTCAGCAAATAAAAAATTTGATGGTAAATGGTCTTTTAAATTTGAAAATGATGACGAAAACAATAAAAAAGTTGCACTTTTTAAATCGGAAAACAACAAACTAAAAGGTACTGTAATGACCAAAACTGGTGATTATAGATTTTTAGAAGGTTTTACTAATGATGATAAATTTACTTTATATGCGTTTGACGGAAATCATTTATATATTTTTAAAGCAGAACTTGAAAATGATTCGATTTTGAAAGGCGAACAATGGTCTGGAAAAACAGCACATAGAAAATTTACTGCAATAAAAGATGAAAATGCTGAATTACCTGATGCAAATAAATTGACTTTTTTAAAAGAAGGTTTTGATAAGATTGAATTTTCATTTCCTGATTTAGAAGGTAATAAAGTTACTCTTAATGATTCAAAATATAAGAATAAGGCGGTAATTTTACAACTATTTGGAACTTGGTGTCCCAACTGTATGGATGAAACTAAATTTTACACTGAATGGTATGACAAAAATAAAGATCGTGGAGTTGAAATTATTGGACTTGCTTATGAAGTAAAAGATGATTTTGAATATGCCAAAACACGCGTCCAAAAAATGATTGAAAAATACAACATCAATTACGACTTTTTAATTGCAGGAACGTCAACAAGTGGTGAAGCAGGAAAATCACTTCCTATGCTTAATCATGTCATGTCATTTCCAACTTCTATAATTATTGATAAGAATGGAAAAGTTCGTAATATCCATACTGGTTTTTCTGGTCCGGCGACTGGCGATTATTATTTAGATTACGTTCGTGAATTTAATAGTATTATGGATGAAATATTAAGTGAAAACTAA
- a CDS encoding cell division ATP-binding protein FtsE has protein sequence MQNPILFLKNASIFQRDNLVLSDVDLDIQNGEFIYIIGKTGSGKSSLMKTLYGDLELKKGEGGIVDFDLKKLKEKEIPFLRRKLGIVFQDFKLLNDRNVEDNLLFVLKATGWKDKEAMKAKINEVLEKVGMHTKGFKMPFELSGGEQQRIAIARALLNDPELILADEPTGNLDPRTSVEVMNVLEEIHKSGKTIVMATHDYALILKYPHRTLKCEGEELFEVVQQKV, from the coding sequence ATGCAAAACCCAATACTTTTTCTTAAAAACGCTTCCATTTTTCAACGAGATAATTTAGTATTGTCTGATGTTGATTTAGATATTCAAAATGGTGAGTTTATCTATATAATAGGTAAGACAGGTAGTGGAAAAAGTAGTTTAATGAAAACCCTATATGGAGATTTAGAATTAAAAAAAGGCGAAGGTGGAATAGTAGATTTTGATTTGAAAAAATTAAAGGAAAAAGAAATCCCTTTTTTAAGACGTAAATTGGGAATTGTTTTTCAGGATTTTAAGTTGTTGAATGATCGGAATGTTGAAGATAATTTACTCTTTGTTTTAAAGGCTACTGGTTGGAAAGACAAAGAGGCTATGAAAGCAAAAATCAATGAAGTTTTAGAAAAAGTTGGGATGCACACAAAGGGTTTTAAAATGCCTTTTGAATTATCAGGTGGAGAGCAACAACGTATTGCAATTGCACGTGCATTATTGAATGACCCAGAACTTATATTGGCTGATGAGCCAACAGGGAACTTAGATCCAAGAACTTCTGTTGAGGTTATGAACGTACTTGAAGAAATTCATAAAAGTGGTAAAACAATTGTTATGGCAACTCATGATTATGCGTTGATACTTAAATACCCGCATAGAACTTTAAAATGTGAAGGTGAAGAATTATTTGAAGTAGTTCAGCAAAAAGTTTAG
- a CDS encoding glycosyltransferase has translation MPANSKKVFVAVTNDISSDQRVHKVCEYLTKKGFEVEVYGRVLSDTFEVERSYKITRKKLWFNNNFLFYAEYNVKLLFYLFFRKYKYILSNDLDTLPACFIASKLKKTELIYDSHEYFTEVPELQGRKFVQKFWLKIEGFFLPKVKNAITVSQPIADAYKKKYKVNFEILRNLPSLDREVHYEEVSFPTNNKVVLYQGILNPGRGIKPMIDALNFLENIDLVIIGYGKVKNELIEYVKKIGLTDRVHFLGRIPHEKLPNYTKIADVGMVMEEPLGKSFEYSLPNKLFDFIHEGIPIISSPLVEVKKIVEKYNVGLVIKNYEPTHIAEIIRTLVSDKELRKTIILNQKSVKKHLSWENDVKLLDKFFI, from the coding sequence ATGCCGGCTAATTCAAAAAAAGTTTTTGTAGCAGTAACCAATGATATTTCATCAGATCAAAGAGTTCACAAAGTGTGTGAATATTTGACAAAAAAAGGATTTGAAGTTGAAGTTTACGGAAGAGTACTATCAGATACATTTGAAGTTGAAAGGTCCTATAAAATAACTAGAAAAAAACTTTGGTTTAATAATAATTTCCTATTCTATGCAGAATATAATGTGAAGTTGTTATTCTACTTGTTTTTTAGAAAGTACAAGTATATTCTTTCGAATGATTTAGATACTTTACCTGCATGTTTTATTGCAAGTAAGTTAAAAAAAACGGAGTTAATTTACGATAGTCACGAATATTTTACTGAAGTTCCAGAATTACAAGGGAGAAAATTTGTGCAGAAGTTTTGGCTTAAAATAGAAGGGTTTTTCTTGCCAAAAGTCAAGAATGCAATAACTGTAAGCCAGCCAATTGCGGATGCATATAAGAAAAAGTATAAAGTTAATTTTGAGATACTAAGAAATCTACCAAGTTTAGATCGAGAAGTTCACTATGAAGAGGTAAGTTTTCCAACCAATAATAAGGTTGTTTTATATCAAGGGATTTTAAATCCTGGAAGAGGTATAAAACCTATGATTGATGCTCTTAATTTTTTGGAAAATATTGATTTGGTAATTATTGGTTACGGAAAAGTTAAAAATGAATTGATTGAATATGTAAAAAAAATAGGTTTAACGGATAGAGTTCATTTTTTGGGAAGAATACCACATGAAAAATTGCCTAATTACACTAAAATTGCCGATGTAGGAATGGTAATGGAAGAACCGTTAGGTAAAAGTTTTGAATATAGTTTACCAAATAAGTTATTTGATTTTATTCATGAAGGAATACCTATAATTTCATCACCTCTTGTAGAGGTGAAGAAGATAGTAGAAAAGTATAATGTTGGATTGGTCATAAAAAATTATGAACCAACACATATTGCAGAAATAATCCGTACATTAGTTTCAGATAAGGAATTGAGAAAAACAATTATTTTAAATCAAAAAAGCGTGAAAAAGCATTTGAGTTGGGAAAATGATGTAAAGTTGTTAGATAAATTTTTTATATAA
- a CDS encoding glycosyltransferase family 2 protein, giving the protein MSPLVSIIIPSNNNLNHIKDCISSIRNQSFKDYEVLIIDGNSTDGTIDFLNTLEKPFLWQSEDDFGVYDAMNKGIKLSKGKWLYFLGCDDRFYSNNTLKDIFSNRIENDVALMIGQVKYDLNEGDSFFVKKNDGVFASKLSRKLWLKNTLHHQAIFYKKELFSSLKYSLSYKVLSDYALNLSLFKKGVKGMVIEDKIAICGTNGISKNYQWKLYEEEIDIKTSQSSIFLRPVFFMLGLSKYLIKKRL; this is encoded by the coding sequence ATGAGTCCATTAGTTTCCATAATTATTCCGAGTAATAATAATCTAAATCATATTAAAGATTGTATTTCTAGTATCCGAAATCAATCATTTAAAGATTATGAAGTGTTGATTATTGATGGGAATTCAACTGATGGAACCATTGATTTTTTGAATACTTTAGAAAAGCCATTTTTGTGGCAGAGTGAAGATGACTTTGGAGTTTATGATGCTATGAATAAGGGAATTAAATTATCAAAGGGTAAATGGCTTTATTTTTTAGGTTGTGATGATCGTTTTTATAGTAATAATACTTTAAAAGATATTTTTAGTAACAGAATAGAAAATGATGTAGCACTTATGATTGGTCAAGTTAAGTACGACTTAAATGAAGGAGACTCTTTTTTTGTAAAAAAGAATGATGGAGTTTTTGCTTCAAAATTATCTAGGAAATTGTGGTTGAAAAACACACTACATCATCAAGCAATATTTTATAAAAAAGAATTGTTTTCTAGCCTTAAATACTCCCTAAGTTATAAGGTTTTATCTGATTATGCACTAAACTTAAGTTTGTTTAAAAAAGGGGTTAAGGGGATGGTTATAGAAGATAAAATCGCTATTTGTGGTACCAATGGAATCTCTAAAAACTACCAATGGAAATTGTATGAAGAAGAAATTGACATAAAAACTAGTCAAAGTTCAATTTTTCTTCGACCAGTTTTTTTTATGCTTGGTTTGAGTAAATACCTCATAAAGAAAAGGCTTTAA
- a CDS encoding uroporphyrinogen decarboxylase, with protein sequence MILGITYTEWVGYLASAMLIISFMMKNLNKLRFINSIGAILFVIYGFMLDISWPIIITNAFILCANMYYLFIKKQ encoded by the coding sequence ATGATTTTAGGAATTACTTATACGGAATGGGTCGGTTATTTAGCATCAGCAATGTTAATCATCTCTTTTATGATGAAAAACCTAAATAAATTAAGATTTATTAATTCAATTGGAGCAATTTTATTTGTAATTTATGGTTTTATGCTTGATATTTCTTGGCCAATAATTATTACCAATGCATTTATTTTATGTGCCAATATGTACTATTTGTTTATTAAAAAGCAATAG
- a CDS encoding TlpA disulfide reductase family protein has translation MKKLFIYSIVLLFISCEIKSNKELSSIVNDDKIESNDEIKIETHNFESLKSLLNKKDDKTYVINFWATWCKPCVEELPVFEKLYSEYKDKNVDVILVSLDFPNQIDNRLIPFIKEHDLQPRVVLMADPDQNTWIPKVSEKWSGAIPATLIYNKDTREFYEQSFSYELLNNEVSKFLKTN, from the coding sequence ATGAAGAAATTATTTATATATAGTATTGTATTGTTATTTATTTCATGTGAAATAAAATCAAATAAAGAATTATCATCAATTGTAAATGATGATAAAATTGAATCAAATGATGAAATAAAAATAGAAACTCATAATTTTGAATCATTAAAATCTCTTTTAAATAAAAAAGATGATAAAACCTATGTGATTAATTTTTGGGCTACTTGGTGTAAGCCTTGTGTTGAAGAATTGCCAGTATTTGAAAAGTTATATTCAGAATATAAAGATAAAAATGTTGACGTAATTTTGGTTAGTCTTGATTTTCCAAATCAAATTGATAATCGACTAATTCCATTTATTAAGGAACATGATTTACAGCCAAGAGTTGTTTTGATGGCCGATCCTGATCAGAATACATGGATTCCAAAAGTAAGTGAAAAATGGTCTGGAGCAATTCCAGCAACACTAATTTACAATAAAGATACTCGTGAGTTTTATGAGCAATCTTTTTCATATGAACTTTTAAATAATGAAGTAAGTAAATTTTTAAAAACTAATTAA
- a CDS encoding thioredoxin family protein yields the protein MKKIKAILFLTLLAVSTAFTVNKASPGYEVGDVATDFSLKNIDGKMVSLSDYDDANGFVVIFTCNHCPFSIAYEDRIIAIDKKYKNLGYPVIAINPNNPEVSKGDDFVSMQKRAKDKGFTFPYLFDDGQKIYPQYGAKYTPHVFVLNKVDGDLVVAYIGAIDSNSSDESKAENKFLEDALDALVVGDNPEITYTKAIGCTIKK from the coding sequence ATGAAAAAAATTAAGGCGATTTTATTTTTAACACTATTGGCGGTAAGTACTGCCTTTACTGTAAACAAGGCAAGTCCTGGTTATGAAGTTGGGGATGTTGCAACAGATTTTAGTTTGAAAAATATAGATGGAAAAATGGTTTCTCTATCCGATTATGATGATGCTAATGGTTTTGTAGTTATTTTTACTTGTAATCATTGCCCTTTTTCAATAGCTTATGAAGATCGAATCATTGCAATTGATAAAAAATATAAAAATTTAGGATATCCAGTCATTGCAATTAATCCAAATAATCCTGAAGTTTCAAAAGGTGATGATTTTGTTTCAATGCAAAAAAGAGCAAAAGACAAGGGGTTTACATTTCCATACCTATTTGATGATGGACAAAAGATATATCCTCAGTATGGTGCAAAATACACACCTCATGTATTTGTTTTAAATAAAGTAGATGGTGATTTAGTAGTTGCATATATTGGTGCAATTGACAGTAACTCATCTGATGAATCAAAAGCAGAAAATAAATTTTTAGAAGACGCTTTAGATGCCCTTGTTGTTGGTGATAATCCTGAAATAACCTATACGAAAGCTATCGGTTGTACAATAAAAAAATAA
- a CDS encoding TonB-dependent receptor plug domain-containing protein, with amino-acid sequence MNDLAKLSIIFLVLILASCKSNQKIILSTEQDAKDVTTENKVIVNEINIGNDLTSQLRGLPGVHISGSGANAIITIRGNNSISLTSEPLFVIDGQQFSGTYSSLYNTISINNIKTIKVLKDAASLGYYGSSGSNGVIEITTKN; translated from the coding sequence ATGAATGATTTAGCAAAATTATCAATTATTTTCCTTGTCTTGATTTTGGCTTCATGTAAAAGTAATCAAAAAATTATTTTGAGCACCGAGCAGGATGCCAAAGATGTAACGACCGAAAACAAAGTTATTGTAAATGAAATTAATATTGGCAATGACCTTACCTCTCAACTACGAGGGCTTCCCGGAGTTCATATTAGTGGAAGTGGTGCAAATGCTATAATAACAATTCGTGGAAATAATTCTATCTCATTAACTAGTGAACCTCTTTTTGTAATTGACGGGCAACAATTCAGCGGAACGTATAGTTCTCTTTACAATACTATTTCAATAAATAATATAAAAACAATTAAAGTTTTGAAAGATGCTGCTTCTTTGGGTTATTATGGCTCAAGTGGATCAAATGGTGTTATTGAAATTACTACTAAAAATTAA
- a CDS encoding NAD(P)-dependent oxidoreductase yields the protein MTKVKIGIIKERKNPPDRRVVFSPNACRELLEKYPDLEISVESSDIRVFSDNEYIKQGVKVVDDISNCDVLLGVKEVPIKDLIPNKKYFFFSHTIKKQPYNRKLLNAILEKNIQLFDHETLVDENGNRVVAFGRYAGIVGAYNGFRAFGLKYDLFQLPKAESLKNQKELIDELRKINLSNIKIVLTGKGRVSNGAKEMLDASYVKEVTVDEFLGKTFDVPVYVQLDVLDYNKRIDGKILSNRDFYNNPQDYKSNFMRFAKVADFYIAGHFYGEGSPFIFTRDDMKSRDFKIKVVADVSCDIDGPVACTIKPSTIANPIYGYNPETESEDDFKKEKIIAVMAVDNLPCELPNDASVGFGEQFAKHVIPSFFNNDKSRILQRSQMTDKGSLTPRYTYLKGYTEGLE from the coding sequence ATGACAAAAGTAAAAATTGGGATTATTAAGGAACGTAAAAATCCACCAGATAGAAGAGTTGTTTTTTCTCCAAATGCTTGTAGAGAATTATTGGAAAAGTATCCTGATTTAGAAATAAGTGTTGAAAGTTCAGATATACGAGTTTTTTCAGATAATGAATATATCAAACAAGGTGTAAAAGTGGTAGATGATATTTCTAATTGTGATGTTTTATTAGGAGTCAAAGAGGTTCCAATAAAAGATCTAATTCCAAACAAAAAATATTTTTTCTTTTCACATACTATTAAAAAGCAGCCATATAATCGAAAACTTCTCAATGCTATTTTAGAAAAAAACATTCAACTTTTTGATCACGAAACATTGGTTGATGAGAATGGGAATCGAGTAGTAGCGTTCGGAAGATATGCTGGTATTGTTGGAGCATATAATGGATTTAGAGCGTTTGGCTTGAAATATGATTTGTTTCAATTGCCCAAAGCAGAAAGTTTAAAAAATCAAAAAGAATTAATTGATGAATTAAGAAAAATTAATTTATCGAATATTAAAATAGTTTTAACTGGCAAAGGGAGAGTGAGTAATGGTGCTAAAGAAATGTTGGATGCTTCATATGTTAAAGAAGTTACTGTAGATGAATTTTTAGGAAAAACATTTGATGTCCCAGTATATGTGCAATTGGATGTATTAGATTACAATAAAAGAATTGATGGAAAGATTTTGTCGAATCGTGATTTTTATAACAACCCACAAGATTATAAAAGTAATTTTATGAGGTTTGCCAAAGTGGCAGATTTTTATATTGCAGGTCATTTTTATGGTGAAGGATCGCCGTTTATTTTTACAAGAGATGATATGAAATCACGAGATTTTAAAATTAAAGTGGTTGCAGATGTGAGTTGTGATATAGATGGGCCAGTTGCTTGTACAATTAAACCATCAACGATAGCAAATCCTATTTATGGATACAATCCAGAAACAGAAAGTGAAGATGATTTTAAAAAAGAAAAGATAATTGCAGTAATGGCTGTTGATAATTTGCCTTGTGAATTACCAAATGATGCATCTGTAGGTTTTGGAGAGCAATTTGCAAAACATGTAATTCCTTCGTTTTTTAATAATGATAAAAGTCGAATATTACAACGATCTCAAATGACTGATAAAGGAAGCTTAACACCTAGATATACATACTTAAAAGGTTATACAGAGGGGCTAGAGTAA
- a CDS encoding DUF3820 family protein: MFQDKQFLIDLANTKMPYGKYKGGYLIDLPEHYIVWYHAKGFPKGKLGLMLGLVYELKLNGLEYLIHEIKKNS, encoded by the coding sequence ATGTTTCAAGACAAGCAGTTTTTAATTGATTTAGCTAATACCAAAATGCCATATGGAAAATATAAAGGAGGCTATTTAATCGATCTTCCAGAGCATTATATAGTTTGGTATCATGCAAAAGGATTTCCTAAGGGGAAACTGGGTTTAATGCTTGGATTAGTTTATGAATTGAAATTAAATGGTTTAGAATATTTGATTCATGAAATTAAGAAAAATTCATAA
- a CDS encoding ribosomal maturation YjgA family protein, whose amino-acid sequence MNLTFNHKYFIRFISLFLFEILISTYFKSGFIRYVLGDFLVVILLYCFIKSFINLNYFYTALYVLAFSYFIEFLQYVNFINYINLSSNKMANLILGNTFSLEDLIAYTIGIVTVLVIEVNVK is encoded by the coding sequence ATGAATCTCACATTTAACCACAAATATTTCATAAGATTTATAAGTCTATTTCTTTTTGAAATCCTAATTTCAACTTATTTTAAGAGTGGATTTATACGATATGTTTTAGGAGACTTTCTAGTCGTAATACTCCTCTATTGCTTTATAAAAAGTTTTATAAATTTAAACTACTTTTATACTGCTCTATATGTACTTGCGTTTTCTTATTTTATTGAGTTTTTACAATATGTAAATTTTATTAATTATATAAATTTGAGTTCCAACAAAATGGCTAATTTAATTTTGGGAAATACTTTTAGTTTAGAAGATTTAATAGCATATACAATTGGAATTGTAACAGTGCTAGTAATTGAAGTAAATGTAAAATAG
- a CDS encoding DUF1361 domain-containing protein — MKTQRNKLLVTSTIFTFYCMLLVIFRVQMTNSYFYLFLIWNLFLAYIPFGISTLLSQNKRLQNSNYKFWSLFIIWLLFLPNAPYIITDLFHLNRGKAMPVWYDLLVISSFAINGFFLFFISINDIHLIIKEKFSNSKAWIVSVSTFFLCGFGIYLGRFLRWNSWDIIQKPFQLVNDIVERVLYPMQHLKTWGVTIGFGLFFTLSFLVFKVLTFQVKESYKIDNDK; from the coding sequence ATGAAAACACAAAGAAATAAATTATTAGTTACATCAACCATTTTCACTTTTTACTGTATGCTACTCGTAATTTTTAGAGTACAAATGACTAATTCGTATTTCTATTTATTTCTAATTTGGAATTTATTTTTGGCCTATATTCCATTTGGAATTTCAACACTATTAAGTCAAAACAAAAGATTACAAAATTCGAATTATAAATTTTGGTCACTATTTATTATTTGGTTATTATTTCTACCAAATGCGCCATATATCATTACTGATTTGTTTCATTTAAACCGAGGAAAAGCAATGCCTGTTTGGTATGATTTACTCGTAATTTCTTCATTTGCCATCAACGGTTTTTTTCTTTTTTTTATTTCAATCAATGATATTCATCTAATAATTAAAGAAAAATTTTCTAATTCCAAAGCCTGGATAGTATCAGTTAGCACTTTCTTTTTATGTGGTTTTGGAATTTATTTAGGCAGATTTTTAAGGTGGAATTCTTGGGATATTATACAAAAACCATTTCAATTAGTAAACGATATTGTTGAAAGAGTACTCTATCCAATGCAACATTTAAAAACTTGGGGAGTTACTATCGGTTTTGGATTGTTCTTCACACTTAGTTTTTTAGTTTTCAAAGTACTTACCTTTCAAGTAAAAGAATCTTATAAAATCGATAACGACAAATGA
- a CDS encoding Coq4 family protein: MNLDKFILLNKRKKIVEWLFYTSEKIYTKYFKKNAPWGITKKDLLQLPENSFGNSLGKFLEKHNFDLIPKVERHDAYHIITGFGTNAEDEIALQYLCFGNGKRSKYLFAVIIIGTIIIPDYFKYYIKSYIIGTEVNTFHNFNYKKLLLQPTEHLKSALFTDETRLKLNQLHYENTKK; encoded by the coding sequence ATGAATCTAGATAAATTCATATTACTAAATAAAAGAAAAAAAATAGTCGAGTGGCTATTTTATACTTCCGAAAAAATATACACTAAGTATTTCAAAAAGAATGCCCCTTGGGGAATAACAAAAAAAGATTTATTACAATTACCCGAAAATTCCTTCGGAAACAGTCTAGGGAAATTTTTAGAGAAGCATAATTTTGATTTAATTCCAAAAGTTGAACGTCATGATGCATATCACATTATAACTGGATTTGGCACAAATGCTGAAGATGAGATTGCGCTACAATATTTATGCTTTGGTAATGGAAAACGAAGTAAATATCTATTTGCAGTAATCATAATCGGCACAATCATTATTCCAGATTACTTTAAATATTATATAAAGTCCTACATCATAGGAACAGAAGTAAACACATTTCACAACTTCAATTATAAAAAACTGTTATTACAGCCAACTGAGCATTTAAAATCAGCTTTATTCACAGATGAAACAAGACTTAAATTAAACCAATTACATTATGAAAACACAAAGAAATAA
- a CDS encoding DUF4153 domain-containing protein: protein MKQIPLIIGALLFSTFFYNQNIGLNLSLFTLLTIILLVITNTSAFKKQSTIFISLAYLTSGITVFLYDSNLTVFTNILSFITLVGSVSNHSSSVYIQWINGLYTTIVAAFSQYYDSLNTEIKNVQKQKIDYLYWAKLILIPTVILIIFSTLYRIGNPKFDALISQVDLSFINFQWILLSGLGYYLLYNITNPITIEPITELDTKTGNELQKKEELLVSQEKLKKENQLGIVLMFSLNVLIVLYLITDMMYLSELHNMNGTELSKQVHNGVNALIVSIIFAILILLYFFRGDLNFFKQNKSLKNLAFVWIFLNINLVVLTAIKNFEYIQSFGFTYKRIGVLVYLLLTLIGLITTFIKVQNIKNLWFLFRKNSQIAFIILIIASSINWDNTITNYNINYAEQTDVDYLLSLSNNNIFILKQYANNSKINFEQKFDIDTKHLNYLQELQQNSWQEMVYDNLIVKE from the coding sequence ATGAAACAAATACCACTCATTATTGGCGCTCTTCTTTTTAGTACGTTTTTTTACAACCAAAATATTGGTTTAAATCTTTCACTATTTACCTTACTTACAATAATATTATTGGTGATTACAAATACTTCAGCATTTAAAAAACAATCAACAATATTCATATCGTTAGCCTATTTAACATCAGGAATCACTGTATTCCTTTACGATTCAAATTTGACTGTCTTCACAAATATATTGTCTTTCATAACTTTAGTTGGTAGTGTATCAAATCATTCATCTTCAGTGTATATTCAATGGATAAATGGTTTGTATACAACAATAGTTGCAGCATTCTCTCAATACTATGACAGTTTAAACACTGAAATAAAGAATGTGCAAAAACAAAAAATTGATTACCTCTATTGGGCTAAACTTATTTTAATACCAACAGTTATTCTAATAATATTCAGTACTCTTTACAGAATTGGAAATCCAAAATTCGATGCGCTAATTTCTCAAGTTGACTTAAGTTTTATAAACTTTCAGTGGATTCTCCTTTCAGGATTAGGTTATTATTTACTGTATAATATTACAAATCCAATCACAATTGAGCCTATTACAGAACTTGACACAAAAACTGGAAATGAATTACAAAAGAAAGAGGAACTACTTGTTTCACAAGAAAAACTAAAAAAAGAAAATCAATTGGGCATTGTACTAATGTTTTCTCTCAATGTTTTAATTGTGCTGTATCTAATTACCGATATGATGTATTTGTCGGAATTACACAATATGAACGGAACTGAGTTATCAAAACAAGTACATAATGGTGTCAATGCACTTATCGTATCTATCATATTTGCTATCCTGATTCTACTATATTTCTTTAGAGGAGATTTAAACTTTTTTAAACAAAACAAAAGTTTAAAAAACTTGGCTTTTGTATGGATATTTTTAAATATCAACTTAGTTGTTTTAACTGCTATCAAAAACTTCGAATACATTCAATCATTCGGTTTTACTTATAAAAGAATTGGTGTACTTGTATATTTATTATTAACACTTATTGGTTTAATAACAACTTTTATCAAAGTACAAAACATCAAAAATCTATGGTTCTTATTTAGGAAAAACTCACAAATTGCATTTATAATTTTAATAATTGCTTCATCAATAAATTGGGATAATACAATTACTAACTACAATATAAATTATGCCGAACAAACCGATGTTGATTATTTATTAAGCCTCTCAAATAATAATATTTTTATACTTAAACAATATGCCAATAATAGCAAAATAAATTTTGAACAGAAATTTGATATTGATACTAAACACCTAAACTATTTACAAGAATTACAGCAAAATTCTTGGCAAGAAATGGTATATGATAATCTTATTGTTAAAGAATGA
- a CDS encoding winged helix-turn-helix domain-containing protein: MKNILQHINKAFDHRVRLGIMSALMVNESIDFSTLKELLGVTDGNLASHLKSLEKEEYITIEKQFIGRKPNTKYSITKLGKLEFTKHINALEKLIRKQ; encoded by the coding sequence TTGAAAAATATTCTACAACATATAAATAAAGCATTTGATCATCGAGTTCGATTAGGAATTATGTCGGCATTAATGGTAAATGAATCAATTGATTTTAGTACACTAAAAGAATTATTGGGAGTTACCGATGGGAATCTTGCTAGTCATCTAAAATCTTTAGAAAAAGAAGAATATATAACGATTGAAAAACAATTTATAGGTCGAAAACCTAATACTAAATATTCAATTACAAAATTGGGAAAATTGGAATTCACAAAACATATTAATGCTCTTGAAAAATTAATCAGAAAACAATAA